The Vulpes vulpes isolate BD-2025 chromosome 8, VulVul3, whole genome shotgun sequence genome has a window encoding:
- the GAREM2 gene encoding GRB2-associated and regulator of MAPK protein 2 isoform X2, with the protein MEAITFSVKVVSGEFSEDSEVYNFTLHAGDELTLMGQAEILCAKTTKERSRFTTLLRKLGRAGALAGVGGGGGGGGPGGAAAAGGGGGGGARPIKGKMPCLICMNHRTNESLSLPFQCQGRFSTRSPLELQMQEGEHTVRAIIERVRLPVNVLVPSRPPRNPYDLHPVREGHCYKLVSIISKTVVLGLALRREGPAPLHFLLLTDTPRFALPQGLLAGDPRVERLVRDSASYCRERFDPDEYSTAVREAPAELADDCASPRRARLCLPAPPRAPAPAPAPARAPGPPGDGDQEYVSPDWAGAAESAAPPAEIPYEELWTHQAAEGLAEGRARPPPGPDLISFAAAGPPRLEPEAPPPPVPPKSEAVKEECRLLNAPPVPPRGGNGGGRLSGSPPVPPRFPKLQPVHSPSSSLSYYSSGLQDGAGSRSASGSPSPDAYSLYCYPCTWGDCKAGEASSRPPPGPLPSTTQPSQATRALAEPLGSRAVSLLGADPPVKAYHSCPPLFKPAHPQKRFAPFGALNPFSGPAYPSGPSAASSSGPTTSSGPLATSSPAFSPGPGSPGQAYSVAPTSSSSSSEWQEPTLEPFDPFELGQGSSPEPELLRCQEPRAGGAPCLSPLGPPKAFEPEGLVLRQVPTPLSPVALQGPEASGARLLLAQGRLEGPPASPRDGAAGWGGRDASSWQPPADLSALSLEEVSRSLRFIGLSEDVVSFFARERIDGSIFVQLSEDILADDFHLTKLQVKKIMQFIKGWRPKI; encoded by the exons ATGGAAGCCATCACCTTCAGTGTCAAG GTGGTGTCGGGCGAGTTCAGCGAGGACAGCGAGGTGTACAACTTCACGCTGCACGCGGGCGACGAGCTCACACTCATGGGCCAGGCGGAGATCCTGTGCGCCAAGACCACCAAGGAGCGCTCGCGCTTCACCACGCTGCTGCGCAAgctgggccgggcgggggcgctggccggggtgggcggcggcggcggcggcgggggccccgggggcgcggcggccgcgggcggcggcggcggcggcggcgccagGCCCATCAAAGGCAAGATGCCCTGCCTCATCTGCATGAACCACCGCACCAACGAGAGCCTGAGCCTGCCCTTCCAGTGCCAGGGCCGCTTCAGCACGCGCAGCCCGCTGGAGCTGCAGATGCAGGAGGGCGAGCACACGGTGCGCGCCATCATCGAGCGCGTGCGGCTCCCGGTGAACGTGCTGGTGCCCAGCCGGCCGCCGCGCAACCCCTACGACCTGCACCCGGTGCGGGAGGGCCACTGCTACAAGCTGGTCAGCATCATCTCCAAGACCGTGGTGCTGGGGCTGGCGCTGCGCCGCGAGGGCCCGGCGCCGCTGCACTTCCTGCTGCTCACCGACACGCCGCGCTTCGCGCTGCCGCAGGGCCTGCTGGCCGGGGACCCGCGCGTGGAGCGCCTGGTGCGCGACAGCGCCTCCTACTGCCGCGAGCGCTTCGACCCCGACGAGTACTCCACGGCCGTGCGCGAGGCGCCCGCAGAGCTGGCCGACGACTGCGCCAGCCCGCGCCGCGCGCGCCTCTGcctgcccgcgcccccgcgcgcccccgcgcccgcgcccgcgcccgcgcgcgcccccggcccgcccggcgACGGCGACCAGGAGTACGTGAGCCCCGACTGGGCCGGCGCCGCCGAGtccgccgcgccgcccgccgaGATCCCCTACGAGGAGCTGTGGACGCACCAGGCGGCCGAGGGCCTCGCCGAGGGCCGGGCCCGGCCGCCTCCCGGGCCCGATCTCATCTCCTTCGCGGCCGCCGGGCCGCCCCGCCTGGAGCCCGAGGCGCCGCCGCCTCCTGTGCCTCCCAAGTCCGAGGCG GTGAAGGAGGAGTGTCGCCTGCTCAATGCGCCCCCCGTGCCTCCCCGGGGTGGCAATGGCGGCGGCCGGCTCTCGGGCAGCCCCCCGGTGCCCCCACGCTTCCCCAAGCTGCAGCCCGTCCACTCACCTAGCTCCAGCCTCTCCTACTACTCCTCTGGCCTCCAGGATGG GGCAGGTTCTCGCAGTGCCAGTGGCTCCCCGTCGCCGGACGCCTACTCCCTCTATTGCTACCCATGCACCTGGGGAGACTGCAAGGCGGGCGAGGCCTCCAGCCGCCCGCCCCCGGGACCCCTGCCGTCGACCACGCAGCCCAGCCAGGCCACCCGGGCCCTTGCAGAGCCCCTGGGCAGTCGAGCGGTCTCCCTCCTGGGGGCTGATCCCCCGGTGAAGGCGTACCACAGCTGCCCGCCTCTGTTCAAGCCCGCTCACCCCCAGAAACGCTTTGCTCCGTTCGGGGCCCTCAACCCCTTTTCGGGGCCTGCCTACCCCTCAGGCCCTTCTGCGGCCTCCTCTTCTGGGCCCACAACCAGCTCGGGGCCCCTGGCTACCTCCAGCCCTGCTTTCTCTCCAGGCCCAGGCTCACCAGGCCAGGCCTATTCGGtggcccccacctcctcctcctcctcctctgagtGGCAGGAGCCCACCCTGGAGCCCTTTGACCCCTTTGAGCTGGGCCAGGGCAGTTCTCCAGAGCCTGAGCTGCTGCGCTGTCAGGAGCCCAGAGCTGGGGGGGCACCCTGCCTTTCTCCACTTGGACCCCCCAAGGCCTTTGAACCGGAAGGCTTGGTGCTGCGGCAGGTCCCTACCCCGCTGTCACCAGTGGCCCTGCAGGGGCCCGAGGCCAGTGGGGCACGGCTCCTTCTGGCCCAAGGGCGCCTGGAGGGGCCTCCTGCCAGTCCCCGGGACGGGGCCGCAGGCTGGGGAGGCCGGGATGCCTCCTCCTGGCAGCCCCCTGCTGACCTGTCTGCGCTCTCTCTGGAAGAAGTCTCTCGAAGTCTCCGTTTCATTGGGCTCTCAGAGGATGTGGTGAGCTTCTTTGCCCGAGAACGCATTGATGGCAGCATCTTTGTGCAGCTCAGTGAGGATATCCTGGCAGATGACTTCCACCTCACCAAGCTGCAGGTCAAGAAGATCATGCAGTTCATCAAAGGCTGGCGGCCCAAGATCTGA
- the GAREM2 gene encoding GRB2-associated and regulator of MAPK protein 2 isoform X1 yields the protein MEKLAAGLAGLRWSMGAFPLDLIVSRCRLPTLACLGPGEYAEGVSERDILLIHSCRQWTTVTAHTLEEGHYVIGPKIDIPLQYPGKFKLLEQARDVREPVRYFSSVEEVASVFPDRIFVMEAITFSVKVVSGEFSEDSEVYNFTLHAGDELTLMGQAEILCAKTTKERSRFTTLLRKLGRAGALAGVGGGGGGGGPGGAAAAGGGGGGGARPIKGKMPCLICMNHRTNESLSLPFQCQGRFSTRSPLELQMQEGEHTVRAIIERVRLPVNVLVPSRPPRNPYDLHPVREGHCYKLVSIISKTVVLGLALRREGPAPLHFLLLTDTPRFALPQGLLAGDPRVERLVRDSASYCRERFDPDEYSTAVREAPAELADDCASPRRARLCLPAPPRAPAPAPAPARAPGPPGDGDQEYVSPDWAGAAESAAPPAEIPYEELWTHQAAEGLAEGRARPPPGPDLISFAAAGPPRLEPEAPPPPVPPKSEAVKEECRLLNAPPVPPRGGNGGGRLSGSPPVPPRFPKLQPVHSPSSSLSYYSSGLQDGAGSRSASGSPSPDAYSLYCYPCTWGDCKAGEASSRPPPGPLPSTTQPSQATRALAEPLGSRAVSLLGADPPVKAYHSCPPLFKPAHPQKRFAPFGALNPFSGPAYPSGPSAASSSGPTTSSGPLATSSPAFSPGPGSPGQAYSVAPTSSSSSSEWQEPTLEPFDPFELGQGSSPEPELLRCQEPRAGGAPCLSPLGPPKAFEPEGLVLRQVPTPLSPVALQGPEASGARLLLAQGRLEGPPASPRDGAAGWGGRDASSWQPPADLSALSLEEVSRSLRFIGLSEDVVSFFARERIDGSIFVQLSEDILADDFHLTKLQVKKIMQFIKGWRPKI from the exons GGAAGTTCAAGCTCCTGGAACAGGCCCGGGATGTGCGGGAGCCAGTGAGGTACTTCAGCAGCGTGGAGGAGGTGGCCAGCGTCTTCCCTGACCGCATCTTTGTGATGGAAGCCATCACCTTCAGTGTCAAG GTGGTGTCGGGCGAGTTCAGCGAGGACAGCGAGGTGTACAACTTCACGCTGCACGCGGGCGACGAGCTCACACTCATGGGCCAGGCGGAGATCCTGTGCGCCAAGACCACCAAGGAGCGCTCGCGCTTCACCACGCTGCTGCGCAAgctgggccgggcgggggcgctggccggggtgggcggcggcggcggcggcgggggccccgggggcgcggcggccgcgggcggcggcggcggcggcggcgccagGCCCATCAAAGGCAAGATGCCCTGCCTCATCTGCATGAACCACCGCACCAACGAGAGCCTGAGCCTGCCCTTCCAGTGCCAGGGCCGCTTCAGCACGCGCAGCCCGCTGGAGCTGCAGATGCAGGAGGGCGAGCACACGGTGCGCGCCATCATCGAGCGCGTGCGGCTCCCGGTGAACGTGCTGGTGCCCAGCCGGCCGCCGCGCAACCCCTACGACCTGCACCCGGTGCGGGAGGGCCACTGCTACAAGCTGGTCAGCATCATCTCCAAGACCGTGGTGCTGGGGCTGGCGCTGCGCCGCGAGGGCCCGGCGCCGCTGCACTTCCTGCTGCTCACCGACACGCCGCGCTTCGCGCTGCCGCAGGGCCTGCTGGCCGGGGACCCGCGCGTGGAGCGCCTGGTGCGCGACAGCGCCTCCTACTGCCGCGAGCGCTTCGACCCCGACGAGTACTCCACGGCCGTGCGCGAGGCGCCCGCAGAGCTGGCCGACGACTGCGCCAGCCCGCGCCGCGCGCGCCTCTGcctgcccgcgcccccgcgcgcccccgcgcccgcgcccgcgcccgcgcgcgcccccggcccgcccggcgACGGCGACCAGGAGTACGTGAGCCCCGACTGGGCCGGCGCCGCCGAGtccgccgcgccgcccgccgaGATCCCCTACGAGGAGCTGTGGACGCACCAGGCGGCCGAGGGCCTCGCCGAGGGCCGGGCCCGGCCGCCTCCCGGGCCCGATCTCATCTCCTTCGCGGCCGCCGGGCCGCCCCGCCTGGAGCCCGAGGCGCCGCCGCCTCCTGTGCCTCCCAAGTCCGAGGCG GTGAAGGAGGAGTGTCGCCTGCTCAATGCGCCCCCCGTGCCTCCCCGGGGTGGCAATGGCGGCGGCCGGCTCTCGGGCAGCCCCCCGGTGCCCCCACGCTTCCCCAAGCTGCAGCCCGTCCACTCACCTAGCTCCAGCCTCTCCTACTACTCCTCTGGCCTCCAGGATGG GGCAGGTTCTCGCAGTGCCAGTGGCTCCCCGTCGCCGGACGCCTACTCCCTCTATTGCTACCCATGCACCTGGGGAGACTGCAAGGCGGGCGAGGCCTCCAGCCGCCCGCCCCCGGGACCCCTGCCGTCGACCACGCAGCCCAGCCAGGCCACCCGGGCCCTTGCAGAGCCCCTGGGCAGTCGAGCGGTCTCCCTCCTGGGGGCTGATCCCCCGGTGAAGGCGTACCACAGCTGCCCGCCTCTGTTCAAGCCCGCTCACCCCCAGAAACGCTTTGCTCCGTTCGGGGCCCTCAACCCCTTTTCGGGGCCTGCCTACCCCTCAGGCCCTTCTGCGGCCTCCTCTTCTGGGCCCACAACCAGCTCGGGGCCCCTGGCTACCTCCAGCCCTGCTTTCTCTCCAGGCCCAGGCTCACCAGGCCAGGCCTATTCGGtggcccccacctcctcctcctcctcctctgagtGGCAGGAGCCCACCCTGGAGCCCTTTGACCCCTTTGAGCTGGGCCAGGGCAGTTCTCCAGAGCCTGAGCTGCTGCGCTGTCAGGAGCCCAGAGCTGGGGGGGCACCCTGCCTTTCTCCACTTGGACCCCCCAAGGCCTTTGAACCGGAAGGCTTGGTGCTGCGGCAGGTCCCTACCCCGCTGTCACCAGTGGCCCTGCAGGGGCCCGAGGCCAGTGGGGCACGGCTCCTTCTGGCCCAAGGGCGCCTGGAGGGGCCTCCTGCCAGTCCCCGGGACGGGGCCGCAGGCTGGGGAGGCCGGGATGCCTCCTCCTGGCAGCCCCCTGCTGACCTGTCTGCGCTCTCTCTGGAAGAAGTCTCTCGAAGTCTCCGTTTCATTGGGCTCTCAGAGGATGTGGTGAGCTTCTTTGCCCGAGAACGCATTGATGGCAGCATCTTTGTGCAGCTCAGTGAGGATATCCTGGCAGATGACTTCCACCTCACCAAGCTGCAGGTCAAGAAGATCATGCAGTTCATCAAAGGCTGGCGGCCCAAGATCTGA